The Armatimonadota bacterium genome has a segment encoding these proteins:
- a CDS encoding VIT1/CCC1 transporter family protein — translation MAIQRDVKPVGTRERIDVLRKSWRAEVDSARVYRDLAANEKDAKRRGILSRMADAEDRHAKRWAEALEELGATVPEDRETLRTRWNRGVARLVGTNVTLKKMEALEDRQTSLYSMQQRALGDGETARVLHDFALEEEAHARALRGMTSLPGPQGALDAIFRRERHTRAGTWISDAVYGVNDGLGSVFGIVSGVAGATTASPTMTQHTIVVAGMAGMIASALSMGSSAYLAVKSEREVHEAELGRERAELEEHPEEEMEEMALFYQLQGFDELQSRDMAARLAEDPERMLKALAQSELGLSEEALPNQWVSAVSATLSTALGAFIPVLPFFFLRGMTAVVVAAVTSILAHFIVGAAKSLITTRSWWSSGLEMTLVGILAGSVTFALGVLFGNL, via the coding sequence ATGGCAATCCAACGTGACGTTAAGCCGGTGGGCACTCGGGAGCGCATCGACGTTCTGCGGAAATCGTGGCGCGCGGAAGTCGACAGCGCGAGGGTATATCGCGATCTGGCGGCCAATGAGAAAGACGCAAAGCGACGCGGCATCCTGTCACGGATGGCGGATGCCGAGGACAGGCACGCGAAACGATGGGCCGAAGCGCTGGAGGAACTGGGCGCGACCGTTCCAGAGGACCGCGAGACGCTGAGAACCCGCTGGAATCGCGGCGTGGCGCGCCTCGTGGGCACGAATGTTACCCTGAAGAAGATGGAGGCGCTGGAAGACCGGCAAACGTCCCTCTACAGCATGCAACAAAGGGCTTTGGGCGACGGTGAAACGGCCCGCGTGCTTCACGATTTTGCCCTGGAGGAAGAGGCGCACGCGCGCGCTCTTCGCGGGATGACCTCACTTCCCGGACCGCAGGGGGCGCTGGACGCGATTTTCCGGCGCGAACGCCACACGCGCGCCGGCACATGGATTTCGGACGCGGTGTACGGCGTGAACGACGGCCTCGGCTCGGTGTTCGGAATTGTGAGCGGCGTCGCGGGCGCGACGACCGCATCGCCCACGATGACGCAGCATACCATCGTCGTTGCGGGGATGGCGGGGATGATCGCCTCTGCTCTCTCGATGGGGAGCAGCGCATACCTCGCCGTGAAGAGCGAGCGCGAAGTTCACGAGGCGGAGTTGGGGCGGGAGCGGGCCGAACTGGAGGAACACCCCGAAGAGGAGATGGAGGAGATGGCGCTCTTCTACCAACTCCAGGGATTCGATGAGCTCCAATCCCGGGATATGGCGGCGAGGTTGGCCGAGGATCCGGAGCGGATGCTCAAGGCCCTCGCACAATCCGAACTGGGCCTGTCCGAGGAGGCGCTGCCCAACCAATGGGTGTCCGCGGTTTCGGCGACTCTGTCCACCGCCCTGGGTGCTTTCATCCCCGTTTTGCCATTCTTCTTCCTGAGGGGCATGACCGCCGTGGTCGTTGCGGCGGTGACGTCCATCCTGGCGCATTTCATTGTTGGCGCCGCCAAGAGCCTCATCACCACGCGGAGTTGGTGGTCCAGCGGCCTGGAAATGACGCTGGTGGGAATCCTGGCCGGCAGCGTTACCTTTGCGCTTGGCGTTTTATTCGGGAATCTGTGA
- a CDS encoding C40 family peptidase, with the protein MVFRGRNVAALFAAISLTVIGAVPASAVRSGSNPFPSRSTDRGSRIVRTALSFRGARYRYGGTGRHGFDCSGFTKYLYGKSEGVGLPRTAAQQYHSGRKVAWNDIKPGDLLFFSTHGRRVGHVGVYAGNGKMVHAANPRRGVTIDNPFSGYWARRLVGIRRPVA; encoded by the coding sequence TTGGTTTTTCGCGGACGAAACGTTGCGGCCCTGTTTGCGGCCATCTCGTTAACGGTGATCGGTGCGGTACCTGCCTCGGCGGTACGCTCCGGCTCCAATCCTTTCCCCTCCCGTTCCACCGACCGTGGCTCGCGCATTGTGCGCACCGCCCTGTCGTTCCGTGGGGCGCGTTACCGCTACGGCGGCACCGGACGCCACGGCTTCGACTGCTCCGGGTTCACCAAATACCTTTACGGCAAATCGGAGGGCGTCGGCCTGCCCCGCACGGCGGCGCAGCAGTATCACAGCGGCCGCAAAGTGGCGTGGAACGACATCAAGCCCGGAGACCTCCTCTTTTTCAGCACTCACGGCCGGCGGGTTGGCCATGTTGGCGTGTACGCCGGCAACGGCAAGATGGTCCATGCGGCGAACCCCCGCCGCGGCGTGACAATCGATAACCCGTTCAGCGGATACTGGGCGCGCCGCCTGGTGGGCATTCGCCGCCCGGTCGCCTGA
- a CDS encoding gamma-glutamyl-gamma-aminobutyrate hydrolase family protein: MATRCFYIGNMDTLKPPLIGIPMYPTRVDDADSPSQMSGLRSYAERLVEAGALPVFLPLAALPILDRYLDRLQGVLLPGGCDIDPALFGEEPHPNLKVVSSPRDEFEIALFRAAVERDTPVLGICRGIQVMNVALGGSLIQDIPAQTTSTVDHRSDDETELRHEVEVPEGSLLAAAIGPGVHAVNSQHHQAVKDPAPGLTVTSVCPADGVIEAVELPGKAFVVGVQFHPECLPDRFSALFFGFVSACSQRD; this comes from the coding sequence GTGGCGACGCGGTGTTTCTACATTGGGAATATGGACACTCTGAAGCCCCCGCTGATCGGCATCCCGATGTATCCCACACGAGTGGACGACGCCGACTCCCCGAGCCAGATGAGCGGCCTCCGATCCTATGCTGAGAGGCTGGTGGAAGCCGGCGCTCTGCCGGTATTCCTCCCGCTTGCCGCGCTTCCAATCCTGGACCGGTACCTGGATCGCTTGCAAGGCGTGCTTCTGCCCGGTGGGTGTGATATCGATCCGGCGTTGTTTGGGGAGGAACCCCATCCGAACCTGAAGGTGGTTTCCAGCCCGCGCGACGAGTTCGAGATCGCGCTCTTTCGTGCGGCGGTCGAGCGGGATACACCGGTGCTGGGAATCTGCCGCGGGATTCAGGTGATGAACGTCGCGCTGGGCGGATCGTTGATCCAGGACATCCCCGCACAGACCACCTCGACAGTGGACCATCGTTCCGACGATGAGACGGAACTCCGGCACGAGGTCGAAGTGCCCGAGGGTTCGCTGCTGGCGGCGGCGATCGGGCCGGGCGTGCATGCGGTGAACTCACAGCACCACCAGGCCGTGAAGGATCCCGCGCCGGGTTTGACCGTGACGTCGGTCTGTCCCGCCGATGGGGTGATCGAGGCCGTGGAACTGCCGGGCAAGGCCTTTGTCGTGGGCGTTCAGTTCCACCCGGAGTGCCTTCCGGATCGATTTTCGGCATTGTTTTTCGGATTTGTTTCAGCGTGCAGTCAGCGTGACTAG
- a CDS encoding TrkA family potassium uptake protein produces MKIVILGCGRVGSILALALEDEGHQVSIIDKKKDAFRRLPTRFKGQAVFGVGIDEDVLKKAGIEEADAFIALTQGDNTNVMASQVVQERFRVPKVLARVYDPIRAQVFRELGIHTVPTARLLCGLFADMLNGRPTQCIEDYLGDTIESVTNQEA; encoded by the coding sequence ATGAAAATCGTGATTCTAGGCTGCGGCCGCGTAGGTTCGATACTCGCTTTGGCCCTCGAAGATGAGGGGCACCAGGTCAGCATCATCGATAAGAAGAAGGACGCCTTCCGGCGTCTCCCAACCCGATTCAAGGGTCAAGCGGTCTTCGGCGTGGGCATTGATGAGGATGTGCTTAAGAAGGCCGGGATAGAGGAAGCGGACGCGTTTATCGCCCTCACTCAAGGCGACAACACCAACGTGATGGCGTCCCAGGTCGTGCAGGAACGCTTCCGGGTCCCCAAGGTCCTCGCCCGCGTATACGATCCCATCCGCGCGCAGGTCTTCCGCGAGCTGGGGATTCACACGGTGCCCACTGCCCGCCTTCTCTGCGGGCTGTTCGCGGACATGCTCAACGGACGGCCTACGCAGTGTATTGAGGACTATCTCGGCGATACCATCGAATCCGTTACCAATCAGGAGGCCTGA
- a CDS encoding TrkA family potassium uptake protein, translated as MYVIVIGGGKVGYYLTKTLARENHEVLLLEKDPRRAGEIRETLGDLVVLGDGCEVRTQEEAGMERADVVAAVTGDDEDNLVIAQIAKHRFQVPRSVARINNPKNQEVFKALGIDTTVSATEIIYHMIEQQIPSGDLIPLALLKNSSIEIVEVELASRSPVIGQSLKQIDLPGDTLVIGILRDGNPSLPDADAPFRTGDTIIALVSAVNEPALQELLHPEMV; from the coding sequence ATGTATGTGATCGTAATCGGCGGCGGCAAGGTAGGCTACTACCTCACCAAGACCCTCGCCCGCGAAAACCATGAGGTTCTCCTCCTCGAGAAGGATCCCCGCCGCGCCGGCGAAATCCGGGAGACCCTGGGCGATCTCGTCGTTCTGGGGGACGGGTGCGAAGTTCGAACGCAGGAAGAGGCCGGGATGGAACGGGCCGACGTGGTCGCCGCGGTCACCGGCGATGACGAAGACAACCTGGTCATCGCCCAGATCGCCAAGCATCGGTTCCAGGTCCCGCGCTCTGTTGCCAGGATCAACAACCCCAAGAACCAGGAAGTCTTCAAGGCCTTGGGGATCGACACCACCGTCAGCGCCACCGAGATCATCTACCACATGATCGAGCAGCAGATCCCATCGGGCGATCTCATCCCGCTCGCGCTTCTCAAGAACAGCAGCATCGAGATCGTGGAAGTGGAACTGGCAAGCCGGTCACCCGTGATCGGCCAGTCGCTCAAACAGATAGACCTGCCGGGCGACACCCTGGTCATCGGCATCCTGCGAGACGGCAACCCTTCGTTGCCGGACGCCGACGCACCGTTCCGGACAGGCGACACGATCATCGCGCTCGTCAGCGCGGTCAATGAACCGGCGCTGCAGGAACTCCTGCATCCCGAAATGGTTTGA
- a CDS encoding substrate-binding domain-containing protein encodes MQFRIPAAIAAAAMLLSGCGGNKTAAPGAPASGAGTKKIGVTLLGRTDPFYQDMEKAMVAEAKLKGMELDVQDGNHDLSTQLAQVENFISQKKDALILCPADSDGIGGAVEKANAAGIPVFTADIKANKGTVITHVASDNVKGGELAGERMAKLLNGKGKVVIIDYPSVASVRQRTEGFAKAVAKFPGIQIVERPNGKAKRDEALTQTENMLQKYPDLAGIFAINDNTALGALKAIDNSKRTNVVLIGYDGDPEARTAILSGTALKADAVQYPDKIGKQTIDVIDAHFRGEKTPAFAPVEVGLIDQESLKKEAAAK; translated from the coding sequence ATGCAATTCCGAATCCCCGCCGCGATCGCCGCGGCAGCCATGCTCTTGTCCGGATGCGGCGGAAACAAAACTGCCGCCCCAGGCGCACCGGCGTCCGGCGCCGGCACGAAGAAGATCGGCGTTACCCTTCTGGGTCGGACCGATCCCTTTTACCAGGATATGGAAAAGGCGATGGTTGCGGAGGCGAAACTCAAAGGCATGGAGTTGGACGTGCAGGACGGCAATCACGACCTCAGCACCCAGCTCGCGCAGGTTGAGAATTTCATTTCCCAGAAGAAAGATGCCCTGATCCTCTGCCCCGCCGACTCAGACGGCATCGGTGGCGCCGTTGAGAAGGCCAATGCCGCCGGTATCCCGGTCTTCACCGCGGACATCAAAGCGAACAAAGGCACCGTCATCACCCACGTCGCCTCGGACAACGTGAAGGGCGGCGAGTTGGCGGGCGAGCGCATGGCCAAGCTGCTGAACGGCAAAGGCAAGGTCGTCATCATCGATTATCCGTCCGTCGCCAGCGTCCGACAGCGGACCGAGGGTTTCGCGAAGGCCGTCGCGAAGTTCCCCGGGATTCAGATCGTGGAGCGCCCGAACGGTAAAGCCAAACGCGACGAAGCGCTCACCCAAACGGAGAACATGCTTCAGAAGTACCCGGACCTGGCCGGCATTTTCGCCATCAATGACAACACCGCTCTCGGCGCCCTGAAGGCGATCGACAACAGCAAGCGCACCAACGTCGTCCTCATCGGGTACGACGGCGATCCGGAAGCGCGCACCGCCATCCTGTCCGGCACCGCATTGAAAGCCGACGCCGTCCAGTACCCGGACAAAATCGGCAAGCAGACAATCGATGTCATCGACGCGCACTTCCGTGGCGAAAAGACGCCGGCGTTCGCGCCCGTGGAAGTCGGGCTCATCGACCAGGAGTCCCTGAAGAAGGAAGCCGCCGCCAAGTGA
- a CDS encoding ABC transporter permease, with translation MTVSKPSGRVLRGAVSAAAGYGILLFLIVLALYFDNATGGRFHQADNLHNIGLQVSINAILAVGMTFVIITGGIDLSVGSVVGFTGIVAANTMMNGIAFGGHTLLGPPAETAGVFLAFGVALLLGSAIGVFDGWCITRLNVPPFIATLAMFTAARGLGYVYTNAVPVGNLPPRLTWWGGAPMVFIAIALVIVGEIVLRRTRFGRHVYAVGGNEEAARLSGIPVARTKTLVYVLVSALAGLAGVLQAARLGSGDPDAGSLFELNAIAAVVLGGTSLMGGRGRVVGTLLGVLVIGVLNNGLQQIGVSSYWQLVAKGAVILAAVVLDQAKDRLVAK, from the coding sequence GTGACCGTTTCGAAGCCCTCCGGACGTGTGCTGCGCGGCGCCGTAAGCGCCGCCGCCGGCTACGGAATCCTGCTCTTTCTCATCGTGCTGGCGCTGTACTTCGACAACGCGACCGGAGGGCGTTTCCACCAGGCCGATAACCTCCACAATATCGGCCTGCAGGTATCCATCAATGCGATCCTCGCTGTCGGGATGACATTCGTCATCATTACCGGCGGTATTGACCTGTCGGTCGGCTCGGTGGTCGGCTTCACGGGCATCGTCGCGGCCAACACGATGATGAACGGCATCGCCTTCGGGGGCCACACTCTCCTGGGGCCGCCCGCCGAAACCGCCGGCGTGTTCCTCGCCTTCGGCGTCGCCCTGCTCCTCGGAAGCGCCATCGGGGTGTTCGACGGCTGGTGCATCACCCGCCTCAACGTCCCGCCGTTCATCGCCACGCTTGCCATGTTCACCGCCGCGCGCGGCCTGGGCTACGTGTACACCAACGCCGTACCCGTCGGCAATCTGCCGCCGCGCCTCACGTGGTGGGGCGGCGCGCCGATGGTCTTCATCGCTATCGCGCTGGTCATTGTAGGGGAAATCGTGCTGCGACGGACGCGTTTCGGCCGCCATGTATACGCGGTGGGAGGAAACGAGGAAGCCGCGCGCCTGTCCGGCATCCCCGTCGCTCGGACCAAGACCCTCGTCTACGTCCTGGTGAGCGCGCTGGCCGGCCTCGCCGGAGTGCTCCAGGCCGCTCGTCTAGGCAGCGGCGACCCCGATGCGGGCAGCCTTTTCGAATTGAACGCCATCGCTGCCGTCGTGCTTGGCGGCACCAGCCTGATGGGCGGCCGGGGCCGCGTGGTCGGCACCTTGCTGGGTGTGCTGGTCATCGGCGTGCTCAATAACGGCCTTCAGCAGATTGGCGTCTCCTCCTACTGGCAGCTCGTAGCCAAAGGCGCTGTCATCCTCGCCGCCGTGGTGCTTGACCAAGCGAAAGACAGGCTCGTCGCTAAATGA
- a CDS encoding pentapeptide repeat-containing protein: MANQEQIDRLLRGVSEWNAWRETNPAQSVDISGADLSAEDLAGANLSEANCSGADFSDADLEGANLSGANCSGADLSGADLEGANLSGANCSGADLSGADLEGANLSGANCSGADFSGADLEGVNLSEANCSGADLSGADLEGANLSGANCSGADLSGSDLERANLTNANFSGADLGGADFEGANLTGANLSGADLEGANLSGANCSGADLSGTELSGLTGSS, from the coding sequence ATGGCGAATCAGGAGCAGATCGACCGACTACTTCGCGGCGTAAGCGAATGGAATGCGTGGCGGGAAACGAACCCGGCGCAGTCGGTGGATATCAGTGGCGCCGATCTCAGCGCGGAAGACCTCGCAGGGGCGAACCTCAGCGAAGCGAACTGCAGCGGAGCCGACTTCAGCGATGCGGACCTTGAAGGGGCGAACCTCTCCGGAGCGAATTGCAGTGGAGCCGACCTCAGCGGTGCGGACCTTGAAGGGGCTAACCTCTCCGGAGCGAATTGCAGTGGAGCCGACCTCAGCGGTGCGGACCTCGAAGGGGCGAACCTCTCCGGAGCGAACTGCAGCGGAGCCGACTTCAGCGGTGCGGACCTCGAAGGGGTGAACCTCTCCGAAGCCAACTGCAGCGGAGCCGACCTCAGCGGTGCGGACCTCGAAGGGGCGAACCTCTCCGGAGCCAACTGCAGCGGAGCCGACCTCAGCGGGTCTGACCTGGAACGAGCGAACCTTACCAACGCTAATTTCAGTGGCGCGGACTTGGGCGGTGCGGACTTTGAAGGGGCCAACCTCACCGGAGCCAACCTCAGCGGCGCGGACCTCGAAGGGGCGAACCTCTCCGGAGCGAATTGCAGTGGAGCCGACCTCAGCGGCACCGAACTCAGCGGGCTGACGGGGTCATCCTGA
- a CDS encoding SOS response-associated peptidase: MCGRYTLHQVILVQRRFEVLREIELMPSYNVAPGQIMPVIVRNSTNAIELMKWGLVPAWVKDPGMGSSMINARAETIADKPAFRDAFRRRRCLVPSNGFYEWKREGRRRIPMFIRPKDQELFAFAGLYERWRDEHGVDHMTYSIITTQPNGVVRAIHDRMPVILERADEAEWLDGGITDVGRLQRLLVPYPSEQTEAYQVSDCVNSPMNNTPALLEPVTQLAITFPGE; encoded by the coding sequence ATGTGCGGACGCTATACACTCCATCAAGTCATCCTGGTCCAGAGGCGCTTCGAGGTTCTGCGCGAGATCGAGTTGATGCCCAGCTACAACGTCGCGCCCGGGCAGATCATGCCCGTGATCGTACGCAACTCGACGAACGCAATTGAGCTGATGAAGTGGGGTCTGGTCCCTGCGTGGGTGAAGGATCCGGGCATGGGCAGCAGCATGATCAACGCCCGGGCGGAAACGATAGCTGACAAGCCAGCGTTCCGTGACGCGTTCCGGCGTCGGCGGTGCCTGGTTCCGTCCAACGGCTTCTATGAGTGGAAACGGGAAGGCCGGCGTAGAATCCCGATGTTCATCCGTCCGAAGGACCAGGAACTGTTCGCCTTTGCCGGCCTCTATGAGCGGTGGCGGGATGAGCACGGCGTTGATCACATGACGTACTCGATTATCACCACGCAGCCGAATGGTGTTGTTCGCGCTATCCACGACCGAATGCCCGTCATCCTCGAGAGGGCGGACGAGGCGGAATGGCTCGATGGCGGCATCACGGATGTCGGCCGCCTTCAGCGGCTTCTCGTTCCATACCCCAGCGAACAGACGGAAGCTTACCAGGTGTCGGACTGCGTGAACAGCCCGATGAACAACACCCCCGCACTATTGGAGCCGGTCACTCAGCTCGCAATAACGTTTCCCGGCGAGTGA
- a CDS encoding dual specificity protein phosphatase, with protein MAKTDIYHYVNEDPVYAPEWHWVTDDIALGSYPLDPALNEILASGVTAIMSLRMDEPDYDLDLFDRHHLCPVDDLEPFPYAKLVEAVRFLHCAIRDGHKVYVHCFAGMSRSPFVVACYLMLERNIPFAEAVALLQEVRDIVQPSRALWSNGVLDRLLADREAILAC; from the coding sequence ATGGCGAAAACAGACATTTACCATTACGTGAACGAGGATCCCGTGTACGCTCCGGAGTGGCACTGGGTCACCGATGACATCGCGCTCGGCTCGTACCCGCTGGATCCCGCGTTGAACGAAATCCTCGCATCCGGCGTAACGGCCATCATGAGCCTCCGCATGGACGAACCCGATTACGACCTCGACCTGTTCGACCGCCACCACCTGTGTCCCGTTGATGATCTCGAGCCGTTCCCCTACGCCAAGCTCGTGGAGGCGGTCCGCTTCCTGCACTGCGCCATTCGCGACGGTCACAAGGTCTATGTTCACTGCTTCGCGGGAATGTCACGCAGCCCGTTTGTGGTGGCGTGCTACCTTATGCTTGAGCGCAATATCCCGTTCGCCGAAGCTGTGGCCCTGCTCCAGGAAGTCCGTGATATTGTCCAACCAAGCCGCGCGCTGTGGAGCAATGGGGTTCTCGATCGCCTGCTGGCCGACCGCGAGGCGATACTCGCCTGCTGA
- the larB gene encoding nickel pincer cofactor biosynthesis protein LarB → MDTTTLRNLLEQVAAGGASVEDALLGLKDLPYEDLGYAKVDHHRAVRTGRPEVVYCEGKATDHVVEIISRLTERNPVVLATRARPDVFDAVQARLPHAQYHELARIIEVRGPHSIPVEHGNDEPYILVVSAGTADLPVAEEAVVTARAMGSRVEVLYDVGVAGIHRLLSKTDILTGANVVVVVAGMDGALPSVVGGLVAAPVIGVPTSVGYGASFGGVAAMLTMLNSCATGVAVTNIDNGFGAGVFAHTVNSRTCSGKETGKLENQEIS, encoded by the coding sequence ATGGATACAACAACCCTTAGGAACCTTCTGGAACAGGTCGCCGCGGGCGGCGCGTCGGTCGAGGACGCCCTCCTCGGCCTCAAAGATCTGCCGTACGAGGATCTTGGCTACGCCAAGGTGGACCACCATCGCGCCGTGCGGACCGGCCGCCCCGAAGTTGTCTACTGCGAGGGGAAGGCAACCGACCACGTGGTCGAGATCATTTCCCGGCTCACGGAGCGCAATCCGGTGGTTCTGGCTACCCGCGCCAGGCCCGATGTGTTCGACGCCGTGCAGGCGCGGCTACCGCACGCGCAGTACCACGAACTCGCCCGGATCATCGAGGTACGCGGCCCCCATTCGATCCCGGTTGAGCACGGAAACGATGAGCCCTATATCCTGGTCGTGTCGGCAGGCACCGCCGACCTTCCGGTGGCCGAAGAGGCCGTGGTCACCGCCCGCGCCATGGGGAGCCGGGTTGAGGTGCTCTACGATGTGGGCGTTGCCGGCATCCATCGCCTTCTGAGCAAGACAGACATCCTCACCGGCGCGAACGTGGTCGTGGTGGTTGCGGGAATGGACGGCGCGCTTCCCAGCGTCGTCGGCGGCCTCGTCGCGGCGCCGGTGATCGGCGTGCCCACCAGCGTGGGGTACGGTGCGTCGTTCGGCGGAGTGGCGGCGATGCTCACGATGCTCAATTCCTGCGCAACGGGCGTGGCCGTCACGAACATTGACAACGGCTTCGGCGCAGGCGTGTTCGCCCACACCGTCAACTCCCGAACCTGCTCCGGAAAGGAAACTGGGAAATTGGAAAATCAGGAAATCTCCTAG
- the larC gene encoding nickel pincer cofactor biosynthesis protein LarC has translation MVAYFDCFSGIAGDMTVAALLDAGLDWDALRAALAQLPLDGYELRRSTVSRSAISATHFDVVIDAETAHQHGRHLADIEAMIVASGLPQPVQDHAKAIFRRLGDAEAHVHGAPIETIHFHEVGAVDSIIDIVGTCVGLHLLGITRILASPLPVGHGMVRTAHGLMPIPAPATAELCKGIPTYPVDVEGELVTPTGAAILATLADGFGPPPPLAATAVGYGAGTKDFGERPNLLRVTLADDAPAAGWISEQLTLLETNIDDMNPQIYEDIMDRCFAAGALDVTLTPIQMKKNRPAVTLAILCEPGKKDALLDTLFRRTTSLGIRVSQVERLSLPREIIDVQTEFGAVKVKVAHLPGGGRKAHAEYESAKAVANESGANLLEVMRAAEEGARS, from the coding sequence ATGGTTGCCTACTTCGACTGCTTTTCCGGCATTGCCGGTGATATGACGGTCGCGGCCCTTCTCGATGCGGGCCTCGATTGGGACGCCCTGCGCGCAGCGCTCGCGCAACTGCCTCTGGACGGCTACGAGCTTCGCCGGAGCACCGTCAGCCGCAGCGCCATCAGCGCCACGCACTTCGACGTTGTCATCGACGCTGAAACCGCGCATCAGCACGGCCGTCATTTGGCGGACATTGAAGCGATGATCGTCGCGAGTGGGCTGCCGCAACCGGTGCAGGATCACGCCAAAGCGATTTTCCGCAGGCTGGGCGACGCGGAGGCGCACGTTCACGGCGCTCCCATCGAAACCATCCACTTCCACGAAGTAGGCGCGGTGGACAGCATCATCGATATCGTCGGGACGTGCGTCGGCCTGCATCTCCTCGGTATCACACGCATCCTGGCTTCACCGCTGCCGGTTGGGCACGGGATGGTCCGCACCGCCCATGGCCTGATGCCCATTCCGGCGCCGGCGACCGCCGAGTTGTGCAAGGGGATACCGACCTACCCCGTGGATGTGGAAGGCGAACTTGTAACCCCCACGGGCGCCGCCATTCTGGCGACGCTTGCGGATGGCTTCGGGCCTCCGCCGCCCCTCGCGGCAACGGCGGTCGGATACGGCGCCGGAACCAAGGATTTTGGCGAGCGGCCGAACCTGTTGCGCGTCACGCTGGCGGACGACGCCCCCGCCGCAGGCTGGATCTCCGAGCAGCTTACCCTGCTGGAGACCAACATCGACGACATGAATCCGCAGATCTACGAAGACATAATGGATCGCTGCTTCGCGGCCGGCGCGCTGGACGTAACCCTCACCCCGATCCAAATGAAGAAGAACCGCCCTGCCGTCACGCTGGCGATCCTCTGCGAACCAGGAAAGAAGGATGCACTGCTGGACACCCTCTTCAGGCGGACAACAAGCCTGGGGATCCGTGTATCACAGGTCGAACGTCTTTCCCTGCCGCGCGAGATCATCGACGTTCAGACGGAGTTCGGCGCGGTGAAGGTGAAAGTAGCCCATCTGCCGGGTGGCGGGCGTAAAGCCCACGCGGAGTATGAAAGCGCCAAAGCCGTGGCAAACGAAAGCGGCGCGAACCTGCTCGAGGTGATGCGCGCCGCGGAAGAGGGAGCGCGGAGTTAA
- a CDS encoding glutaredoxin, which translates to MAKKVEVFTAGTFLCKDALRKVRQVAFPGVRIVEYNILSMEEDDPGYRKAIEYGITSVPTIVVDGRIAASCVREPITEGNLRREQVDRSG; encoded by the coding sequence ATGGCGAAAAAGGTAGAGGTTTTCACGGCCGGGACTTTTCTATGCAAGGATGCGCTTCGCAAGGTGCGCCAGGTGGCTTTTCCCGGTGTGCGCATCGTCGAATACAACATCCTCAGCATGGAGGAAGACGATCCGGGCTACCGAAAAGCCATCGAGTACGGAATAACATCCGTGCCTACCATTGTAGTTGACGGCCGGATCGCCGCGTCGTGTGTGCGAGAACCGATCACGGAAGGCAACCTGCGCCGCGAACAGGTTGACCGTTCCGGCTAA
- the rplI gene encoding 50S ribosomal protein L9, with protein MQVILTQSVAGVGKAGESHKVADGYGRNYLIPRKLAVEATKGNMRNLDKIQADSLKRESEARSAAEKVFAAIDGQRLTIPARVSSDGSKLYGSVTPQDIANALEVATKQTLDKRTVLTDAIKRVGTTEVPVRVYAGLTGHITVVVYPEGQQPPAVVVAAPEPEPVAVAAAPAPAPEPEPAEEIEGEDYIDAEG; from the coding sequence ATGCAAGTAATTCTGACACAAAGCGTCGCCGGGGTCGGAAAAGCCGGCGAATCCCACAAGGTAGCCGACGGCTATGGCCGGAACTACCTCATCCCGCGCAAACTCGCGGTTGAAGCCACCAAGGGCAATATGCGCAACCTGGACAAGATCCAGGCCGACAGCCTTAAGCGCGAATCCGAGGCCCGGTCCGCCGCCGAAAAGGTTTTTGCGGCCATCGATGGCCAGCGCCTCACGATTCCTGCCCGCGTCAGCTCGGACGGTAGCAAGCTCTACGGCTCCGTAACGCCGCAGGATATCGCAAACGCCCTGGAAGTTGCCACGAAACAGACGCTGGACAAGCGCACCGTCCTAACCGACGCCATCAAACGCGTCGGCACAACCGAAGTGCCTGTCCGCGTCTATGCCGGCCTGACGGGACACATCACCGTCGTCGTTTATCCCGAAGGCCAGCAGCCGCCCGCCGTGGTGGTCGCCGCCCCTGAACCCGAACCGGTCGCCGTTGCCGCCGCCCCTGCCCCCGCGCCGGAGCCGGAGCCCGCGGAAGAAATCGAAGGCGAAGATTACATCGACGCCGAAGGCTAA